A DNA window from Rhizobium sp. NXC14 contains the following coding sequences:
- a CDS encoding NUDIX domain-containing protein, translated as MMQPKSRVKIVGEEILSNGWTRLSSYLLDYIDRNGATQRLKREVYHRTPAACILLYDPKRDLVVLVRQFRLAVHLNGDPAWVIEVPAGLLDNDHPETAIRREAMEETGYRLRKARFLFKCYMSPGAISEVVHFFAALIDTADRVAEGGGLDEEHEDIEVLEIPLDDAAGMIETGEIFDAKTIMLLQWAALNRDRIR; from the coding sequence AATGGGTGGACGCGGTTGAGCAGCTATCTGCTCGACTATATCGACCGTAACGGCGCGACCCAGCGGTTGAAGCGGGAGGTCTACCACCGCACGCCGGCCGCCTGCATTCTGCTTTATGATCCGAAACGCGATCTGGTCGTCCTTGTCCGCCAGTTCCGTCTTGCCGTGCATCTGAACGGCGATCCCGCCTGGGTTATCGAAGTGCCGGCCGGCCTTCTCGATAACGATCACCCCGAGACGGCGATACGCCGCGAGGCGATGGAGGAGACCGGCTATCGCCTGCGCAAGGCGCGCTTCCTCTTTAAATGCTACATGTCGCCGGGCGCCATTAGCGAAGTCGTCCACTTCTTCGCAGCCCTGATCGACACCGCCGATCGCGTCGCCGAAGGCGGCGGTCTGGACGAGGAGCATGAGGATATTGAGGTTCTCGAAATCCCGCTCGACGACGCTGCAGGGATGATCGAGACCGGCGAGATTTTCGACGCCAAGACGATCATGCTTTTGCAATGGGCCGCGTTGAACCGGGATAGGATCAGATAG
- a CDS encoding alpha-D-ribose 1-methylphosphonate 5-triphosphate diphosphatase, protein MWLSNFTLVLPGEVVSKGSVRVEDGAIAEIRPEPVAGAAIDGGGRLLMPGFVDLHGDMIEREIAPRPNATMPIDFGIHELDKKLAAAGVTTAFAAVSFATESVYGHVRSLETTSAVIEGINRLRDDLLIDHRVHARYEITNVGAAPALERLLNADQIDMVSLTDHTPGQGQYNNLQSYILSISERRAISEEMAAEIVAKRIAMRNNPEIEAKLKEIVALSLKHKLSLASHDDDSVEKVAEMHHLGVTISEFPVTAPAAEEARRRGLWTLMGAPNALRGQSMSGNLSALDAARTGLLSIIAADYHPAAFVPGIFKLADTVEGGLPAAVAMATGNAARSAGLMDRGEIAIGQRADLVAVEPGDINRIRATFRAGRFVYSDGTLHPLRALAA, encoded by the coding sequence ATGTGGCTCAGCAATTTCACCCTCGTTCTCCCGGGCGAGGTGGTGAGCAAAGGTTCCGTGCGTGTTGAGGACGGCGCCATCGCCGAGATCCGGCCGGAGCCGGTTGCCGGAGCTGCGATCGATGGCGGCGGCCGGCTGCTGATGCCGGGCTTCGTCGACCTGCATGGCGACATGATCGAGCGCGAGATCGCCCCACGGCCGAACGCGACGATGCCGATCGATTTCGGCATCCACGAACTCGACAAGAAGCTTGCCGCCGCCGGTGTGACCACAGCCTTTGCCGCGGTCTCTTTCGCCACGGAAAGCGTCTATGGCCACGTCCGCTCGCTTGAGACGACGTCGGCGGTGATCGAGGGCATCAACCGGCTGCGTGATGACCTCCTGATCGACCACCGCGTTCATGCCCGCTATGAAATCACCAATGTCGGCGCCGCTCCCGCACTCGAGCGGCTGCTGAATGCCGATCAGATCGACATGGTGTCGCTGACCGACCACACGCCGGGCCAGGGCCAGTACAACAACCTGCAGAGCTACATCCTCAGCATTTCCGAGCGCCGCGCCATCTCCGAGGAAATGGCCGCCGAAATCGTCGCCAAGCGCATCGCCATGCGCAACAATCCCGAGATCGAGGCGAAGCTGAAGGAAATCGTCGCGCTGTCGCTGAAGCACAAGCTGTCGCTGGCCTCGCATGACGATGACAGTGTCGAGAAGGTCGCCGAGATGCATCACCTCGGCGTCACCATCAGCGAGTTTCCGGTCACCGCTCCTGCGGCCGAGGAAGCACGCCGCCGCGGCCTCTGGACGCTGATGGGCGCGCCGAACGCCCTGCGCGGCCAGTCGATGTCAGGCAATCTCAGCGCCCTCGACGCTGCAAGGACCGGGCTGCTAAGCATCATCGCCGCAGACTATCATCCGGCCGCCTTCGTCCCCGGCATATTCAAGCTTGCCGATACGGTGGAAGGGGGCCTGCCAGCAGCCGTCGCCATGGCGACCGGCAACGCCGCCCGCTCCGCTGGCCTGATGGATCGCGGCGAGATCGCCATCGGTCAGCGCGCCGATTTGGTGGCGGTCGAACCCGGCGACATCAACCGCATCCGCGCCACCTTCCGCGCCGGCCGCTTCGTCTACAGCGACGGCACGCTGCATCCGCTGCGGGCGCTGGCGGCTTAA
- a CDS encoding integrase core domain-containing protein, which produces MEERVRMLSAYALGHWSVRDLCRRYGVSRDTFYAWRKRQMSGAPDWFVDRSHGTVSCPHRTPSALADEVIALRRRFPHMGPRKLLALLQRQSAQTAWPAASTIGDILKRAGLVDTAKRRRRALDQSRPFTEATQANDEWSVDFKGWFRTRDQQRIDPLTISDSYSRFLIDVQIAPQTIDGVRPVFERAFRTHGLPFAIRCDNGSPFGSHGAGGLTRLSTWWIKLGIEAHFISPASPQENGRHERMHRTLKAQTSKPPADNAGQQQARFDAFRRHYNEERPHEALGQRPPADLYRPCQPRVMPERLDDPWYDADHQVRRVRDNGEIKWKGGRLFVSEALAGELVGLSELENGDHVVRFCNRDIGLIGPDGRFRRFAPPRPPGPMRPKAAHTTE; this is translated from the coding sequence ATGGAAGAACGTGTTCGGATGCTGTCGGCCTATGCTTTGGGGCACTGGAGTGTGAGAGATCTTTGCCGACGCTACGGTGTGAGCCGGGATACATTTTACGCCTGGCGCAAACGGCAGATGAGCGGAGCGCCGGATTGGTTTGTCGATCGGTCGCATGGCACGGTTTCGTGCCCGCATCGCACGCCGTCAGCCCTTGCCGATGAGGTGATTGCGCTACGCCGGCGGTTTCCGCATATGGGGCCGCGCAAGCTGCTGGCGCTGTTGCAGCGCCAGTCTGCGCAGACCGCTTGGCCGGCGGCCTCGACGATCGGCGACATCCTCAAACGGGCAGGCCTTGTGGACACTGCCAAGCGGCGACGCAGGGCACTGGACCAAAGCCGGCCGTTCACCGAGGCAACACAAGCCAATGACGAATGGAGCGTGGACTTTAAGGGCTGGTTCCGCACCCGCGACCAACAACGCATCGATCCACTGACGATCAGCGACAGCTATAGCCGTTTTCTGATCGATGTCCAAATTGCTCCACAGACCATCGACGGCGTGCGGCCTGTCTTCGAACGAGCCTTTCGCACCCATGGGCTACCGTTTGCGATCCGCTGCGACAATGGTTCGCCTTTCGGCAGCCATGGGGCCGGCGGCCTGACCCGATTATCGACTTGGTGGATCAAGCTCGGCATCGAGGCGCACTTCATCTCGCCGGCATCGCCCCAGGAGAACGGCAGGCACGAGCGCATGCATCGTACTCTCAAGGCCCAGACATCCAAGCCACCGGCCGATAATGCCGGCCAACAGCAGGCCCGTTTCGATGCCTTTCGCCGGCACTACAATGAGGAGCGCCCGCATGAAGCGCTGGGTCAACGACCACCGGCCGATCTCTATCGACCCTGCCAGCCGCGTGTGATGCCCGAGCGTCTCGACGATCCCTGGTATGATGCCGATCATCAAGTGCGTCGCGTGCGAGACAACGGTGAGATCAAATGGAAGGGAGGCCGACTCTTTGTCAGCGAAGCCCTTGCCGGCGAACTCGTCGGCCTGAGCGAGCTCGAAAACGGTGACCACGTCGTGCGCTTCTGCAACCGCGACATAGGCCTCATCGGCCCGGACGGACGCTTTCGTCGCTTCGCTCCGCCGCGACCGCCCGGGCCGATGAGGCCTAAAGCAGCACATACGACAGAATGA
- the purN gene encoding phosphoribosylglycinamide formyltransferase — protein sequence MSAPRKRVVVLISGGGSNMMALVAAAKAADYPAEIVGVISDKPDAGGLAKAAAEGIATFVFPRKEYASKEAHEAAIFSALDTLSPDILCLAGYMRLLSATFIQRHEGRMLNIHPSLLPLFPGLHTHQRAIDAGMRIAGCTVHFVTEGMDEGPTIGQAAVPILSGDTAESLAARVLTVEHQIYPQALRLFAEGRVAMDGGKAVGAEVSLAVPKGQLISLIGDRA from the coding sequence GCGTCGTCGTCCTGATCTCCGGCGGCGGCTCCAACATGATGGCGCTGGTCGCGGCGGCGAAAGCGGCCGACTATCCGGCCGAAATCGTCGGCGTCATTTCCGATAAGCCGGACGCCGGCGGGCTCGCGAAGGCAGCGGCCGAGGGCATTGCCACCTTCGTCTTTCCTCGCAAGGAATATGCCAGCAAGGAGGCGCACGAGGCGGCGATCTTTTCTGCGCTCGACACGCTTTCGCCCGACATCCTGTGTCTCGCCGGATACATGCGGCTGCTGTCGGCGACCTTCATCCAGCGGCATGAAGGCCGGATGCTCAACATCCACCCTTCCCTGCTGCCGCTGTTTCCTGGGCTGCATACCCATCAGCGCGCCATCGACGCCGGCATGCGCATCGCCGGCTGCACCGTGCATTTCGTCACCGAAGGCATGGACGAAGGGCCGACGATCGGCCAGGCGGCGGTGCCGATCCTTTCCGGCGATACGGCCGAAAGCCTGGCCGCGCGGGTGCTCACCGTCGAACACCAGATCTATCCGCAGGCGCTGCGGCTCTTTGCCGAAGGCCGTGTGGCGATGGACGGCGGCAAGGCGGTGGGCGCTGAGGTTTCGCTTGCCGTGCCGAAGGGGCAACTGATTTCTCTGATCGGCGACCGCGCATAA